One Anatilimnocola floriformis genomic window, CCGCTGCGCTATAACGTGCGCAATCTGTCGACGCGTTGGCTCACCACCGCGCTAACCGCACTTGGTTTTACGCTGGTCATCGGCGTGCTGGTGGTCATGCTCTCGTTTGTGAACGGCATGTATGTGCTCACGCAATCGACGGGTGTGCCCGGCAACGTGCTGGTGATCTCCGAAGGTTTTCAGGACGAATCGATCAGCAACTTGCCGAACGACACCGTGACCGATGTCGTGCTGCAGCCGGGTATCGTGCGCGACGACAAAGATCGGCCGCTGGCGAGCGCCGAGACCTATGTGATTGTCGTGCAACCAATCGAGAATCACGACTCAGGCCGGGCCGCAGGTCGGCGGTTTTTGTCGGTGCGTGGTGTCGACGATGTGGAACTCGCCGCGCAGGTACATGATATGTCGCTCGGTTCAGGCCGCTGGATTTCGAAGGAAGGCGTTACCAGCCTGGGCGAAGGGCGCGACGCGCTCGAAGCCGTCATCGGCGTGGGCATGGCTCGCGAACTGGGCAGCACGCGCACCGCGGCTGAGTTGGCCGCGGCGAAAGACAAAGAGCAACTCGCCGAGGGAGATTTCTTCACGCTGGGCGAACGAAAGTTTTTGATTGTCGGCGTGATGAAAGCGACCGGCTCGACGTTCGACTCCGAGATCTGGGCCAAGCGGAGCATCATTGCCCCGATGTTCGGCAAGGATTCGTATTCCTCCGTCGTGCTGCGAACGGCTGGCGCCAAGGAAGCCCGCCAGCTGAAGAACTTTCTCAACAATGGTTACTCGAAATCGGTGCAGGCCTACGTCGAGACCGAATACTTCGCCAATATGCAGGAGACCGGCAAGCAGTTTTTGTACGCCATCATTGTCTTTGCGGCGGTCATGTCGATCGGTGGTTTGTTCGGCGTGATGAACACGATGTTTGCCACGGTCGCGCAGCGCTCGCGCGATATCGGCGTGCTGCGGATGCTCGGGTTCACGCGGCTCGAAGTGCTCGCCTCGTTTCTAGTCGAGTCGCTTTGCCTCTCGTTGCTCGGCGGCGCTATCGGTTGTCTCGGCGGCGCGTGGTGGGCCAATGGTTACACCGTAAAAAGCATCGTCGGCGGTGGTGTCGGTGGCGGCAAAATGGTGACGCTCGACATGATCGTGAGCGGCGACATCCTTGCGGTCGGCTTGAGTGTGGCGCTGATCATCGGCGCGGTCGGCGGGTTGCTGCCGGCGATTAGCGCGATGCTCGTGAAGCCGCTCTATTCGTTGCGCTAAGTCAATGCGGTAGAAGCGGGTGCGCGAGAGCGGTATAATCCGCGCGTCTAGGTAACGAACCGCCCTCTCTCAGGAGCTTGCCTTGAACGATTTTGCCTACGCAGCCCCCACCTCGCTGGCCGAAGCGACGAAGTTGCTGCAGGAATCCAGCGGTTCGGTGAAGATCCTCTCGGGCGGCACCGACATCATCGTGCAACTGCGCGAGGGAGCCCGCGAAGCCGACCTGGTCGTCGATGTGAAAAAACTGCCGGAGCTGCAAGAGCTCAATTTCTCGGCGACACATGGCTTGCGATTGGGAGCAGCGGTGCCCTGCGCGCAGGTGTACGACGACACTCGAATCGCGGCGGCTTATCCGGCGTTGGTCGATGCCGCCAAGATCATTGGCGGCTGGCAGATTCAAAGTCGCGCGAGCATTGGCGGCAACTTGTGCAATTCGTCGCCAGCCGCGGATTCCATTCCGGCGCTGATCGCACATCATGCGTACTGCGAAATCGTGGGCCCCGCCGGCAAGCGAAACGTTCCTGTCGAACAGTTCTGCACTGGCCCGGGCAAGAATGTGCTGCAGAAGGGCGAGTTGCTGGTCGCGCTGGTTTTTCCGCCCGATTTGTCGCATTGTTCGTCGGCCTACGAGCGGTTCATTCCGCGCAACGAAATGGACATCGCCGTGGTCGGCTGCGGCTCGCGCGTGCAGTTGAATGCAGCCTGCGACACAATCGAGTTCGCTCGCATCGGCCTGGGCGCCGTGGCTGCCACTCCGAAGTATGCCCAGGAAGCCAGCGAATGGCTCGCCGGGAAACCGGCCAACGAAGACAGCTATACCCAGGCGGGTGAACTGGCGAAAAAAGTCGCCACGCCGATCAGCGACATGCGCGGGACGGCTGAGTATCGAACGCATCTGGTCGGCGTGCTGGTAAAGCGAACGCTGACGACGGCGGTCGAACGGGCCAAGTCGTTCAAGAATCCGTAACAACACTGTAGCTGAATTCGCCAGAGTTCAGTTGCACGAGCGTGGTCTCTGAATTCTGGCGAATTCAGCTACTTTGAATATCAAGGATCGGTCTGTGGCCAAGAAGACAGTCGTCACGGCGGAAATTAACGGCAATAGCACGGAGTTTTTGTGCGAGCCGCGGCAGAGTCTGCTCGAAGTGCTCCGCGACACGTTGCATCTCACCGGCAGCAAAGAAGGTTGCAACAACGGCAACTGCGGTGCGTGCACCGTGCTGCTCAACGGCAAGCCCGTTCTCAGCTGCCTGGTGCTCGGCGTGGAAGTCGAGGGTGCGAAGATCGAAACGGTCGAGTCGCTCGCGCAGAATGGTCAGCTTGCGCCGGTGCAGCAATGCTTTCTCGAAGGGGCCGCACTGCAATGCGGCATCTGCACTCCGGGCTTTCTCGTCGCGACGAAGGCGTTGCTGGAAAAGTATCCGCAGCCCAGCGAGCACGACATCCGCTTTCACCTGGCCAACAACCTCTGCCGCTGCACGGGCTACGACAAGATCGTGAAAGCCGTGCAAACCGTAGCCGCTCAATAACAACCGCCACCGGGCTTGCCCGGCATGCCTCGGTGACGGTGGAAATAAAGGATTGAATCGATGCAAGATCTCTACCTCGGCAAGACGAACTACAAAGTGATCGGTCAACGCCCCGTGCGACACGACGGCGCGGACAAGGTCACCGGCAAGGCGATCTACACGGCCGACTTGCACCTGCCGAATATGGCCCAGGCGCGGATGGTGCGCAGCCCGCACGCGCATGCCAAGATCGTGCGCATCGATACTTCCGCAGCCGAAAAGATGCCGGGCGTACTCGCAGTCATTACCGGCAAGGACTTTCCTGATCTGAAGGAAAAAGTCGCCCTCATGGGCGAAGCCGGCGCGGTGAATCTGCAGCACCTCTCGGCTAATTGCCTCGCGCATGACAAGGTTCTGTACAAGGGACACGCCGTCGCTGCCGTAGCGGCAAAGACCATTCATGAAGCGGCCGAAGCAGCGAAGAAAATCGTCGTCGAGTACGAACCGCTGCCGAGCGTCACCTGGGTGCTCGATGCGATGAAGCCCGACGCGCCGCTGCTGCACGAAAACAATCGCACCGACGAAATGGGGCAGAAAGGTGATAAGCCCAGCAATGTGACCGTGCATATGGCGTTTGAGCAGGGCAACATCGCCGAAGGGTTCCAGCAGAGCGACATCGTCATCGAGCGCGAGTTCAAAACGGCGAGCGTCCATCAAGGTTACATCGAACCGCACGCCGCCGTCGCCATGTGGAATGAAGACGGCCGACTGAAGATCTGGACTTCGACGCAGGGCTCGTTTGTTTGTCGTCAACAAACGGCAGAACTGCTGCAGATTCCGGTCTCGCGCGTCCTCGTCGTGCCGTGCGAAATCGGCGGCGGCTTTGGTGGTAAGATCACCGTTTATCTCGAACCGGTTGCAGCCCTGCTCAGCAAGAAGTGCGGCCGGCCGGTGAAGATGACGATGCAACGCAACGAAGTCTTCGAAGGGACCGGCCCGACGCCAGGCTCCTACGTGCGCGTCAAGCTTGGCGCGAAAAAAGACGGCACGCTCGTCGCCGGCGAGGCTTGGCTGGCCTACGATTGCGGCGCTTATCCGGGCGGCATGATCGGGCCCGGCTCGATGTGCGTCTTCAGTTGCTACAACATTCCGAACGCTCGCGTCGACGGCTACGACGTCCTCAACAACAAGCCGAAGACGCAGGCCTATCGCGCGCCGGGGAGCACGCAGGCGGCATTCGCGACCGAGCAAGTCATCGATGAACTCGCGCTGCAACTGAAGATGGATCCGATCGACATTCGTTTGAAGAACGCTGCCAAGGAAGGAACTCGCCGAGTCGATGGTCCCGTCTATCCGCGGATCGGATTCATCGAAACGCTCGAAGCCGCCCGGAACAGCGATCATTGGAAATCGCCGCTCCCCGGCAAGGATTGTGGCCGTGGTCTCGCGAGTGGTTTTTGGTTCAACATCGGCGGCGCATCGAGCTGTGCCGCGAGCGTGATGGAAGACGGCAGCGTTTCGCTCATCGAAGGCTCGACCGATATCGGCGGTTCGCGCACGAGCATCGCGATGCAACTCGCCGAATCGCTGGGGATCACGGCGGAGGATGTTCGTCCTCAAGTGGGCGATACCGATAGCGTTGGTTACACATTTCTCACGGGCGGCAGCCGCGTGACGTTCGCGACCGGCCTGGCTGCGTACAAGCTGGGGCTTGATCTACAGGCTCAGATGCAAGACCGCGCTGCCCGGCTGTGGAAGTGCAAGCCAGAAGACGTGAAGGTCGATGGCGGCGTGTATTCGCACAACGGTGACAGCGCGACGTTCAAAGAACTCGCAGTGAAGATCTCGCAATCGGCGCTCGAGCCAGTCGTTGGCAAGAGCAGCGTATCGCCCGAAGGTTCGACTAACGGTTTTGGTACGCACATCGCCGACGTGCATGTCGATCCGGAAACGGGCAAGGTTACCGTGCTCCGTTACACAGCGGTGCAAGACGCCGGCAAAGCGATTCACCCGAGCTATGTCGAGGGCCAGATGCAAGGCGGCGCGGTGCAAGGGATCGGCTGGGCGCTGAACGAAGAATACTTCTTCGACAACAAAGATCAGATGCGCAACGCGAGCTTTCTCGATTACCGCATGCCGACGTGCCTCGATGTGCCGATGATCGAAACGATCATTGTCGAAGTGCCGAATCCGGGACATCCGTATGGTGTGCGCGGCGTGGGTGAAACGCCGATCGTGCCGCCGCCGGCGACGGTCGCGAATGCCGTGCAGCGTGCGACCGGTGTGCGGTTCACCGAGTTGCCGATGTCGCCGCCGAAGGTTTGGAAGAAATTGAGCGAGAAATAGTTCTCGATGGCAACCATCTTCATTCCAGCGCAGTTGCGAAGTTTGACCAGCGGTTCAAACACCGTTGTCTTGCCCGCTGCGAATGTCGGTGAGGCGATCGAACTCCTAGAGCAGAGTTATCCCGGCATCCGCGCGCGGTTGTGTCAGGGAAATGATCTGTTGCCTGGATTTCAGTTGTCGATCGATCATCGCTTTACCCGGCAGGGATTATCGGCCGAGCTCGCGCCTGACAGCGAAGTTCATTTCTTGCCCGTGATTGGCGGCGGGTAATGCCGAACTAAGAGAGTCGCCACCGATTCATTTCTGTACGAATCGTTAGCTTTGCACCCACACTTTGGAGGTGCGAGCAACCCGCAAGGCATTCGGTGTGGGCTGCTTAGGAATTCTGTAGTAGTTGTAATGTGAATGCTGGTATACCCACTTTCGATCTGATTGTAGAAGTGATACACGCTTCGATAATCAGCGAGACCTGCGGTGTCCGTCAAGATGCATTTGCCCCCGGCTACGAGCCAATCTCTCCCGCCCGAAACGCCCGCCGAACACTTGGAACAGATTCGCCAGCAGATCACTGCCATCGGTGATTTATTGCCGCCGCAGGGACCTATCTCGGCGTTTGTGTTTCTCAACGCATTGCAAGCCCTCGAGGATCTGTCGTTTGAACAAGGGCTGAAAGAAGGGGCCCGGCTGTTTCGTTGCCAGCCGTATCTGAATGAAGAACGCTACCGCGAACGGCTGACGCCGGGACGGATTCGCACGATCGATTTGCAGCAAGCGTTGCTCGACGATTTGAACGGCCGCGCGAGTGAAGTGGTCTTCGGCAAGACGACGCGTTACGACTTGCGACTGGCCATGCTCAAGTATCCGCTGCGCACTGGCACCGCGGAAGAGTTGCGGTGGTATATCGACGAGACCGACGCGCTGGAAAAGATGCGTCCCGAAACGCCGACCAGTTATCGCGAGCAGTTCTTGCGCGATAGTAAACACTGGATCATGCGCGACGCGCGAACGGCTGGTGTGGCGGAGAACTATCAACCCGATGTCGGGGACCAGCGGACTCAGCAACTGCTCGCCGATCTGCTGGCTCGGTATGGCACAGCGAACATGGAGAGCTGGACGCCGGCGACTTGGGAAACGGTGTCGCTGAGCGTGCTGTGGCGAGTTTGCGAAGCGGGCGTGCGCGGTTTGCCGGCGCCGCAAGCTACCGATCTACCGCCACTACGGCATCGCGATATTCTGCTCGCGGCCACCGGTGAGGATAGCGACATTCTGGTGCACGAAGTTCTCATTCGCTTTTGTGCGTCATTCGCCGATCAAGGCTTTGCCGAATGGCTGCTGCCCGAACGGGGCGAAGGGTTCTTCCGGTCGTTTTGTCGGCTGTATGGTCAGAGCGGCGGCCCGCCCAATCAATGGCTCGCCGGCTTACCGAAAGAATTGCAGCGAGCACTGGCCATCGAGCAATCGCCGCTCGAGTCGATTCGCGAATCGCTGCAGTTGCTCGGTGTGTCGGATAAGCATCAGAAGGATTTTCTCACAGCCGATATTCTCGCGCTGCAGGGCTGGGCGGGGTTGCTGTGGAACATGGAAGTCCGCGGCGATCGCGTCGCGATGCCTTCGCCGCCGGGCACGCTCATCGAGTTCGTCGCCGTCCGGCTGATTCTGGTTCGTTTGGCGCTGGCCTCTATCGCGCAGCAAAAACTGGGTTATCGCGGACCGCTGGCCGATTTGTATGACTGTGATTTCGTGAAGGAGTTGCAACGGCCGAAGTATAGCGCTGAGCAGCGGGCTTTTTATCCGTTTCAGCTCGCGCAGGTGTTGGGATGGAACACGCAAGAGCTGAGCAGCCTGGCGCGGAGCGAGTGGGATCAACTGATTCGCGAGATCGAATCGTTTCACAGCTTTGATCGGCGGCGAATTTTTCACCAGGCCTTTGAACGCCAATATCGAGTGCAGGCGCTCGATGCCTTTTCGGCCCATGCTCATCAAGCCGCGCGGCGAGTCGAGAAGCCTAGGTTTCAAATCACTTGCTGCATCGACGCTCGCGAGGAATCATTTCGTCGGCATCTCGAAGAAGTTGCGCCCGATGTAGAGACCTTCGGCGCACCGGGCTTCTTCGGGGTCGCCATGTATTACCGCGGCCAGGCCGATGCCAACTATGCAGCTCTCTGCCCGATCGTGGTGCGGCCGAAGCATTGGGTCATCGAAGAAGTGGTGCTGCCGTTTCAAGAAACGAGCGATCGCAAAGCCAAGACGCGGAAGACCATCGGCGTGGCTTCACTGCGGATGCACCGGGGCAGTCGCAATCTGGCCAGCGGCGCGCTCCTTACTGCCAGTCTCGGCGTGCTGGCTTCGATTCCGCTGGTGGCCCGCGTCCTCTTTCCGCGCTGGACCGCGCAGTTCAGCAAGAAGGCAAGCGACTTTGTCGCGCCGCCGACCGTGACTCGCTTGCGACTCGAACGGCAAACGGAATTGCCCGGCATGGACGACGAATCGCTCGGCTTTTCGCTGACCGAAATGGCGAACATGGGCGAGAAGATGCTCCGCGACATCGGCTTGACCGAGAACCTCGCTCGGCTGGTGATCTTCCTCGGGCATGGCTCGTTTTGCCTCAATAATCCGCACAAATCGGCCTATGACTGCGGCGCTTGCAGCGGCAGTCCCGGTGGACCAAACGCGCGAGCCCTGGCGACGTTTTTGAACGACCCGCGCGTTCGCGAAATCATCGCCAGTCGCGGCTTGCAGATTCCCAAGGACACGTGGTTCCTCGGCGGCTTGCACAACACGGCGCTCGATACCGTGACGTTTTCAAATCTCGATTTGCTGCCGAATTCGCATCGCCGCGACTTCGAATCGATGCAAAAGACACTGGCCGAAGCGATGCAGCGGAATGCCCACGAACGTTGTCGGCGGTTCTTTTCGGCGCCGCTCGACATCACGCCCGCCGGTGCTCGCCAACATGCGGAAGAGCGAAGCGAGGACCTGGCTCAGACGCGGCCTGAGTTCGGCAATGCGTCGAATGCGATGTGCTATGTCGGCCGTCGGAGTCGCGTTCGCAATTTGTTCATGGACCGCCGCTGCTTCATGCATTCGTACGACATTACTGCGGACGATGCGAACAGCACGATCCTCGGCCGGATCTTGGCGCCGGTGGTGCCGGTCTGCCAGGGGATCAACCTGATGTACTACTTCTCCGCCGTCGATCCGGTGGGCTGGGGATGCGGCACGAAGCTGCCGCACAATGTGGTTTCACTGCTCGGTGTGATGGATGGTTACGCCAGCGACTTGCGAACCGGCTTGCCGGTGCAGGGAGTGGAAATTCATGAGCCGATGCGGCTGCTGTTTATTATCGAAACCACGCCGGAGCGAATCTTGGCGATCATGGAGCGCGACAAGCTCGTCGGCCGCATCTTGAAGAACGGCTGGGCGCAACTCGCCGTGCTCGATCCCGACAGCAATCAATTGCAGATCTATCAAAATGGCCAATTCGAGCCGTATGTACCGGAAGTGACCGGCTTGCCACACGCCACGTCGAGCGTCGATTGGTATCGCGGCTGGCGCGAGCATCTGGCCTTTGCCTCGATTCAACCGCAAGAAACGACGTAAGCATCGATGCCCACCGAAGAACAAATATTCCGCGCGCTCGGGCTGATCGTCGTTGCCGCGCCGCTGTTGCTGACGATCATCATGGGGCTGCTGACCTTGGCCAGCACACCGCTGGGCGAAAGGGCGTCGAGTCGTCTCTGCCAACTCAGCACCGTGATCGGCTTGCTGGCTTCGCTCGGCATTCTGGGTTGCATGCTGGCCTGGGGACCGCGCAACGTCACCGTCAATCTGGGCGAATGGGTTGCCGTGCACGAGTTTCATTTCTCCGTGAAGTTTATTTTCGACCGACTGTCGGTGCCGTTTGCGATCTTGATTTTTGTGCTCTGCGGCGTGATCGGCGGCTTTGCGACGCGCTACATGCATCGCGAACCGGGTTACAACCGCTTCTTTGTGTTGTTCTCGGTGTTCATGCTCGGCATGATCATCACTTCGCTGGCTGGCACGATCGAAACGTTGTTCACGGGCTGGGAACTGGTCGGTGTTTCCTCCGCGCTGCTGGTGGCATTCTTTCATGAACGAGCCGCGCCGGTGCGGAATGGTCTGCGAGTGTGGATCGTTTATCGCGTTTCCGATGCCGCGTTGTTGACTGCCTCGGTTGTCATGCATCATTTGCACGGCCATGGCGACTTTCAGGAATTTCTCGGCGTGGGTAATGGTGTGAGTTGGCCGGCGGGGCAAGTCATTGGGCTCGATGCGCAAAGCACGTTGCTCGTCGGTTTGTTGCTGTTGATCGCCGCGGCGGGCAAGAGTGCACTCGTGCCGTTCTCGGGTTGGTTGCCGCGGGCGATGGAAGGACCGACGCCTTCGAGCGCCGTTTTTTACGGCGCGCTCTCGGTGCATCTTGGCGCATATCTGCTGCTGCGTATCAGTCCGCTGCTGGACGATTCACTCGCGCTTTCGCTGGCCGTGATGACCATCGGTCTGGTCACGGCTGGCTTTGCGTCGTTTGCGGGTCGCGTGCAGACCGACATCAAATCGGCGCTCTCGTTTGCCTCGTTGACGCAGGTTGGTTTGATCGTGGCCGAGATCGGCGTCGGCTACTTTTGGGAACCGCTGCGCTACGTCGCGCTCGTTCACATCCTGGGTCATGCCTGCTTTCGCACGCTGCAGTTTATTCGCGCTCCTTCGTTGCTGTACGACTATGGAACGCTGGAAAATGCGATCGGCAGCCGCTTGCCGGCCGCGGGGCGCGGCGCATGGTTGCCCTCAGCGACACGCACTTGGCTGTATCGATTGGCGCTCGAAAAAGGTTATCTCGACGCCTGGCTGGGAATGCTATTTGTCGACCCCATCCTGGGTTTGCTACGGCTCTGCGACGCGCTGGAGCGCCGCTGGTCAGGTCTGTTTGAAGGTGACCCGGAGCAGCCTGCGCCGGTCGCTCGTCCCTCGTCGACGATTGTCGCCGAAGCGCCTCCTGCCAAGACGCTCGCCGGCCAATTGCTGGAGAAGTCGCGATGAGCGAACTCCATCTTCCCTGGCTGGAACTGTGCGTTCTGTTGCCGCTGATCGGCTCGCTAGTGGCGTTTCGCTACCGCGAACCTTCCGAAGCTCACACCGTGGGCGTCGGTTTTTCGTTAGCCACGTTTTTCTTGGCGACGGGCGCCTGGTTCGATTTTATCTACATGCGCGCCAGTGTTGCCGAGGACAAGTTCCACATCATGACGCGACTGCTGGGTCGCGAGTTTTTTCAACTCGATGAAATCAGCGCACCGCTACTGCCGCTCGGTGCCTTGCTGTTTGCCCTGGTGATCATCGCGACGGTGCGCTCCAAGGCTCGGCGGTTTTCGTTCTTCTGGACGTTGCTGTCGGAAGCGATCGTGCTGGCGACGTTCTCTTGCAAAGAGCCGTGGCTGATCATTTCGCTCCTCACGCTGGCCACGCTGCCGCCGTTTTTCGAAATGCGTGCCCGCGGGCGAGCTACTGGCATGTATGTCTTTTACATGGCGATCTTTATCGTCTTCATGATTCTCGGCTGGGGAATTGTGATGATCGAAGAACGATCGACGAAGCATGTACACACGCTGTATGCGATCCTTCCGCTCCTCGCCGCCGTGCTGATTCGCAGCGGTGTGTTTCCGTTTCACAGCTGGGTGCCGGACTTTTTTGACAAGTCGTCGTTCGGCACGGCGCTGCTGTTTGTCACTCCGCTCACCGGTGTCTATGCAGCCGTGCGACTGGTGTTGCCGGTCGCGCCCGATTGGGTGATGCGCAGCCTGGGGCTGATGTCGCTCTTCACCGCGGTCTATGCCGGCGGCATGACGCTGGTGCAAACCGAAGGACGGCGACTCTTCAGCTTTTTGTTTATGAGTCACGCTGCCGTCATCCTTGTCGGGTTGGAAATGGCGACCGTGCAAGGCTTGACGGGTGCGCTCTGCACTTGGATCTCGGTGAGCTTGTCGCTTACCGGTTTTGGTCTCGCGATGCGCGCTGTCGAAGCCCGCCGCGGCCGGTTGCAGCTGACATCGTATCAAGGGCTGTATGAGCAGATGCCGCTCCTCGCGGTTTGCTTCTTACTGACGGGCATTGCCGGCGTGGGCTTTCCCGGCACGATGGGTTACGTCGGCTCGGAGCTGCTCATCGACGGCGCCGTAGCGACCTATCCGCTGGTCGGGATCGCCGTGGTCATTGCGTCGGCCCTCTGCGGCATCGCGGTGTTGCATGTTTACTTTCTGCTCTTCACCGGCGCTCGGCACATTTCCAGCATTTCGCTCCGCATGGGACGGCGGGAGAAAGTGGCCCTGCTCACGCTCGTGGTGATTCTGTTTGCCGGCGGCATCGTACCGCAGTTAAACATTGCCTCGCGACATCACGCTGCCGAGGAACTGCTGAATCACCGCGGCATCGATATCGTCAACGCCCGCCCGCCGTGGTTGCAGGACGGCACGGCGGGGCCAGCGCCGATTCGACCGGCACATCGGGCGGCGAAAGGGCGATAGCGAGGCAGTCATCTCGGCTTCGAAATTCCGGCTGTTCTGGCCCAATCGATCGGCCGCAAACTGCTGCCTCCATTCCACTTACTGCGTGCGTGGCTCTTTTCTAGCTATTTCACCCGCGGTTGACGGCTTGCGGGGGGGCTGAATAGCATGGGAAGTTTGTTTTCCGCTGCTATTTCCAATTTTTTCGGCCCATTTTTCGGATTGTCGCCACAGATGCTCGTTACCAAAGTCGGTCTCGTGGGAATGGGGACCGTCGGCGCTGGTGTGGCCCGACTGCTGATCGAACATGGCGACCGCACCGCCCGGCACGCGGGACGCGTCCTGTGGGTCGAAGAGGTCGTCGTCGCCGATCCCAAAAAGGCCCGCGATTTCGCCTTGCCGAAAACCGTGACGCTGTCGGATGATCTGACGCGGATCACGAAGAATCCAGACATCAAAATCGTCGCGCACCTCGTCGGCGGTCTGGAACCGGCGCGGACGATCATGCTTAAGTTGCTCGAGAGCGGCAAGGATGTCGTGACGGCGAACAAAGCCCTTCTCGCCGAGCATGGCCCGGAGATTTTTGACCGGGCCCGCGAACTGGGTCGCGCGATCGCCTTCGATGCTGCGGTCGCCGGCGGCATTCCGATTATCACCAATATCAGCCAGTGCTTCTCGGCTAATCAGATCCTGTCGCTCCGCGGCATTTTGAACGGCACGAGCAATTTCATCGTCTCGCAAATGGATGGCCAAGGTGAGACGTACGCCGAAGCGCTGAAGGAAGCTCAGAAGCGCGGCTACGCCGAAGCCGATCCGACGATGGACGTGAGCGGCGCCGATGCCGCCCAGAAACTGGCGATTCTCGCGCATCTCGCCTTCGGCGCGCAGGTGCATTGGAACGACATTCCGCGCGTCGGCATCGATACGCTCGACGCTGCCGATCTGTACTACGCCCGCGAGCTCGGCTATCGCATCAAGCTGATCGCCGTGGCTCAGCTGCGGGACAGCGGCCTAGAGTTGCATGTCACGCCGAACCTCGTAAAGATCGGCACGCCGCTGGCCGAAGTTCGCAGCGCCTACAACGCCATCAGCGTCGTCGGCGACGCCGTCGGCCCGATCTTTTTCCACGGACTTGGCGCAGGTCAGATGCCGACCGCCTCGGCCGTCGCTGCCGACATGATCGACATGGCCGTCGGCCGCACCCCGATCACGTTCCGCACGCTCGAACTCTGGTCGAACAAAGAAGCCCGCGTGCAACAGTGCGACCACAGCTTGCTGCCGAGTCGCTACTACATCCGCCTGACCGTCGAAGATCGCCCTGGCGTGCTGGCAGAAGTCACT contains:
- a CDS encoding ABC transporter permease; translated protein: MLSRLNISAPMLIPLVISIGIMVLLSLWGRVPLRYNVRNLSTRWLTTALTALGFTLVIGVLVVMLSFVNGMYVLTQSTGVPGNVLVISEGFQDESISNLPNDTVTDVVLQPGIVRDDKDRPLASAETYVIVVQPIENHDSGRAAGRRFLSVRGVDDVELAAQVHDMSLGSGRWISKEGVTSLGEGRDALEAVIGVGMARELGSTRTAAELAAAKDKEQLAEGDFFTLGERKFLIVGVMKATGSTFDSEIWAKRSIIAPMFGKDSYSSVVLRTAGAKEARQLKNFLNNGYSKSVQAYVETEYFANMQETGKQFLYAIIVFAAVMSIGGLFGVMNTMFATVAQRSRDIGVLRMLGFTRLEVLASFLVESLCLSLLGGAIGCLGGAWWANGYTVKSIVGGGVGGGKMVTLDMIVSGDILAVGLSVALIIGAVGGLLPAISAMLVKPLYSLR
- a CDS encoding FAD binding domain-containing protein, encoding MNDFAYAAPTSLAEATKLLQESSGSVKILSGGTDIIVQLREGAREADLVVDVKKLPELQELNFSATHGLRLGAAVPCAQVYDDTRIAAAYPALVDAAKIIGGWQIQSRASIGGNLCNSSPAADSIPALIAHHAYCEIVGPAGKRNVPVEQFCTGPGKNVLQKGELLVALVFPPDLSHCSSAYERFIPRNEMDIAVVGCGSRVQLNAACDTIEFARIGLGAVAATPKYAQEASEWLAGKPANEDSYTQAGELAKKVATPISDMRGTAEYRTHLVGVLVKRTLTTAVERAKSFKNP
- a CDS encoding (2Fe-2S)-binding protein, with translation MAKKTVVTAEINGNSTEFLCEPRQSLLEVLRDTLHLTGSKEGCNNGNCGACTVLLNGKPVLSCLVLGVEVEGAKIETVESLAQNGQLAPVQQCFLEGAALQCGICTPGFLVATKALLEKYPQPSEHDIRFHLANNLCRCTGYDKIVKAVQTVAAQ
- a CDS encoding xanthine dehydrogenase family protein molybdopterin-binding subunit — translated: MQDLYLGKTNYKVIGQRPVRHDGADKVTGKAIYTADLHLPNMAQARMVRSPHAHAKIVRIDTSAAEKMPGVLAVITGKDFPDLKEKVALMGEAGAVNLQHLSANCLAHDKVLYKGHAVAAVAAKTIHEAAEAAKKIVVEYEPLPSVTWVLDAMKPDAPLLHENNRTDEMGQKGDKPSNVTVHMAFEQGNIAEGFQQSDIVIEREFKTASVHQGYIEPHAAVAMWNEDGRLKIWTSTQGSFVCRQQTAELLQIPVSRVLVVPCEIGGGFGGKITVYLEPVAALLSKKCGRPVKMTMQRNEVFEGTGPTPGSYVRVKLGAKKDGTLVAGEAWLAYDCGAYPGGMIGPGSMCVFSCYNIPNARVDGYDVLNNKPKTQAYRAPGSTQAAFATEQVIDELALQLKMDPIDIRLKNAAKEGTRRVDGPVYPRIGFIETLEAARNSDHWKSPLPGKDCGRGLASGFWFNIGGASSCAASVMEDGSVSLIEGSTDIGGSRTSIAMQLAESLGITAEDVRPQVGDTDSVGYTFLTGGSRVTFATGLAAYKLGLDLQAQMQDRAARLWKCKPEDVKVDGGVYSHNGDSATFKELAVKISQSALEPVVGKSSVSPEGSTNGFGTHIADVHVDPETGKVTVLRYTAVQDAGKAIHPSYVEGQMQGGAVQGIGWALNEEYFFDNKDQMRNASFLDYRMPTCLDVPMIETIIVEVPNPGHPYGVRGVGETPIVPPPATVANAVQRATGVRFTELPMSPPKVWKKLSEK
- a CDS encoding MoaD/ThiS family protein, encoding MATIFIPAQLRSLTSGSNTVVLPAANVGEAIELLEQSYPGIRARLCQGNDLLPGFQLSIDHRFTRQGLSAELAPDSEVHFLPVIGGG
- a CDS encoding DUF2309 domain-containing protein, whose protein sequence is MSVKMHLPPATSQSLPPETPAEHLEQIRQQITAIGDLLPPQGPISAFVFLNALQALEDLSFEQGLKEGARLFRCQPYLNEERYRERLTPGRIRTIDLQQALLDDLNGRASEVVFGKTTRYDLRLAMLKYPLRTGTAEELRWYIDETDALEKMRPETPTSYREQFLRDSKHWIMRDARTAGVAENYQPDVGDQRTQQLLADLLARYGTANMESWTPATWETVSLSVLWRVCEAGVRGLPAPQATDLPPLRHRDILLAATGEDSDILVHEVLIRFCASFADQGFAEWLLPERGEGFFRSFCRLYGQSGGPPNQWLAGLPKELQRALAIEQSPLESIRESLQLLGVSDKHQKDFLTADILALQGWAGLLWNMEVRGDRVAMPSPPGTLIEFVAVRLILVRLALASIAQQKLGYRGPLADLYDCDFVKELQRPKYSAEQRAFYPFQLAQVLGWNTQELSSLARSEWDQLIREIESFHSFDRRRIFHQAFERQYRVQALDAFSAHAHQAARRVEKPRFQITCCIDAREESFRRHLEEVAPDVETFGAPGFFGVAMYYRGQADANYAALCPIVVRPKHWVIEEVVLPFQETSDRKAKTRKTIGVASLRMHRGSRNLASGALLTASLGVLASIPLVARVLFPRWTAQFSKKASDFVAPPTVTRLRLERQTELPGMDDESLGFSLTEMANMGEKMLRDIGLTENLARLVIFLGHGSFCLNNPHKSAYDCGACSGSPGGPNARALATFLNDPRVREIIASRGLQIPKDTWFLGGLHNTALDTVTFSNLDLLPNSHRRDFESMQKTLAEAMQRNAHERCRRFFSAPLDITPAGARQHAEERSEDLAQTRPEFGNASNAMCYVGRRSRVRNLFMDRRCFMHSYDITADDANSTILGRILAPVVPVCQGINLMYYFSAVDPVGWGCGTKLPHNVVSLLGVMDGYASDLRTGLPVQGVEIHEPMRLLFIIETTPERILAIMERDKLVGRILKNGWAQLAVLDPDSNQLQIYQNGQFEPYVPEVTGLPHATSSVDWYRGWREHLAFASIQPQETT